A window of Ranitomeya variabilis isolate aRanVar5 chromosome 2, aRanVar5.hap1, whole genome shotgun sequence contains these coding sequences:
- the RAD51AP2 gene encoding RAD51-associated protein 2 — translation MYRGQQSKAEVHDIWQKYRGTLQSQQMQIATERDSLVGVTVQKEACSLKNTHFHHLEMHLSMEEMILFQLDLIWENYIVSAYNSIYSHDLWPISGNNCRFIAKAAAASRRHILYEHRIDFCKTSVGDIGLKRNLYDIFTADWVKEMIWNQNIAGAMKMKNLWRKRKANAQLGREEKRTKRPLIINKHDDLPHYFMETNVDLVPFTKIESNDQNRFVKPCEKIEASSEKNTSMSMILSAPETYCNVKPSSKMSDDGCYFGSAVKSLVISSSSLGVAEEVFSSTFIPQADSSVDYKKLCGSLQQKGHGKVLSDSDESLCLTNNTDSNINLHVRLSAHPCMLTADVILSDVNCTEPGERQGQNCFNWTACERRMIQDEKLKSSQTNKSLLPCIVKKNCHCGKSFLPREKTFSTQLDINFAASLLGTTKDDFLFFPSLGFQSTSCQMTDKSFASRHEGLQYEQAEVEVSFGSENINISTRRTHLEYKTALNKQDFCFPSHFQSGVDTKQSEKETSGNNVDFYVESTRSKQVSCTERFLKICLEKCLVEPESRKKIYCSFRNEMLVYKSGSRDDNMTTMEENHSGCISECQIIKTKLKHQSCTKQNKNKERNEVQKGNMDRDATQHNIEWEKEDGEVDMAFNNFNGMEEENQNVNVSILGGRWNRSPVSSVYAETIASENSKQEIKEEASLVLKKEITDVSIKGSIAMLKNIDFEMKAQFDLVLEELKMFHMIEVENVETLKTQEADRLEEACGKTKELHHEIEENSPSREVIVGSDCEDLVTIKDYGCDRKITSEVSEQEVPQSCMSSYPGDEESLYSADNVEAIPKSLSWKPAFLNSSDTETNIVSSYPEKAVTFSHGIGRVTPLKTRSGPLRIGLSKKAKIKQLHPYLR, via the coding sequence ATGTACCGAGGACAGCAGTCAAAGGCAGAAGTGCATGACATATGGCAGAAATACAGGGGAACATTACAGTCCCAACAAATGCAGATAGCCACGGAAAGAGATTCTCTGGTGGGAGTCACAGTCCAAAAAGAAGCGTGCAGCCTGAAAAACACACATTTCCATCACTTAGAAATGCATTTATCCATGGAGGAGATGATACTTTTCCAACTAGACCTAATCTGGGAGAATTACATTGTATCAGCATACAATTCTATTTATTCACATGATTTATGGCCTATTTCTGGTAATAACTGTCGATTTATTGCTAAAGCGGCTGCAGCTAGCAGGCGTCACATACTGTATGAGCACAGAATAGACTTCTGCAAGACATCTGTTGGTGATATAGGACTTAAGAGAAATCTTTATGATATTTTTACTGCTGATTGGGTCAAGGAGATGATTTGGAACCAAAATATAGCCGGTGCTATGAAAATGAAGAATCTATGGCGCAAGAGGAAAGCAAATGCACAGTTAGGTAGAGAAGAGAAGAGGACAAAAAGACCCTTGATCATAAACAAACATGATGATTTGCCTCATTATTTTATGGAAACAAATGTAGATTTGGTTCCATTTACCAAAATAGAATCGAATGACCAAAATAGATTTGTAAAACCCTGTGAAAAAATAgaagcctcttctgagaaaaatacATCTATGTCTATGATACTAAGTGCTCCAGAAACATACTGCAATGTCAAACCCAGTTCTAAAATGTCTGATGATGGATGTTACTTTGGGTCAGCGGTAAAGTCATTGGTTATATCATCTTCTTCACTTGGTGTTGCAGAAGAGGTTTTTAGTAGCACTTTCATTCCTCAAGCTGACAGTTCTGTTGATTATAAGAAGCTATGCGGTAGTCTGCAACAGAAAGGACACGGTAAAGTTCTGTCCGACTCTGATGAAAGCCTTTGTTTGACAAACAACACTGACAGTAATATTAATCTGCATGTCAGACTGTCAGCGCATCCTTGTATGCTAACTGCAGATGTTATTCTTAGCGATGTTAACTGCACCGAACCAGGTGAGAGGCAAGGACAAAATTGTTTCAATTGGACAGCTTGTGAAAGGAGAATGATACAggatgaaaaattaaaaagttctcAAACCAATAAATCATTATTGCCTTGTATTGTTAAGAAAAATTGTCATTGTGGTAAGTCATTTTTGCCAAGAGAAAAAACATTTTCAACACAGCTTGACATCAACTTTGCAGCTTCCTTACTTGGAACGACAAAAGATGATTTCTTATTTTTTCCTAGCCTCGGCTTCCAAAGCACTTCTTGTCAAATGACTGACAAATCATTTGCATCAAGGCATGAAGGCTTGCAGTATGAGCAAGCAGAAGTGGAGGTTTCTTTTGGCAGCGAAAATATAAATATCAGCACTAGAAGAACTCATCTGGAGTATAAAACTGCACTTAACAAACAAGACTTCTGTTTTCCTTCACACTTTCAGAGTGGAGTCGACACTAAACAGTCTGAAAAAGAGACATCTGGAAATAATGTAGACTTTTATGTAGAGTCTACGCGGTCAAAGCAGGTGTCTTGTACTGAGCGGTTTCTAAAAATCTGTTTAGAGAAATGTTTGGTGGAACCAGAAAGTCGCAAGAAGATATATTGTTCCTTCCGGAATGAGATGTTGGTTTACAAAAGCGGATCCAGAGACGACAACATGACTACAATGGAGGAAAATCACTCAGGGTGTATATCTGAGTGCCAAATCATAAAAACAAAGCTCAAACATCAGTCatgtacaaaacaaaacaaaaataaagaaagaaatgaAGTCCAGAAAGGGAATATGGACCGTGATGCCACTCAACACAATATAGAATGGGAAAAGGAGGATGGTGAAGTGGATATGGCTTTCAATAATTTTAATGGCATGGAAGAAGAAAATCAAAATGTCAATGTATCCATTTTGGGTGGACGTTGGAACAGGAGCCCAGTGTCTTCTGTTTATGCAGAAACTATAGCAAGTGAAAACAGTAAGCAAGAAATTAAAGAAGAAGCATCTCTAGTGCTTAAAAAAGAAATCACTGATGTTTCCATTAAAGGAAGTATAGCGATGCTAAAAAACATAGATTTTGAGATGAAAGCCCAGTTTGATCTGGTTTTAGAAGAACTGAAGATGTTCCATATGATTGAAGTAGAAAATGTCGAAACTTTGAAGACTCAAGAGGCAGACAGACTGGAAGAGGCTTGTGGGAAAACCAAAGAGCTGCACCATGAAATCGAAGAGAATTCTCCCAGTCGTGAAGTAATAGTTGGTAGTGATTGTGAGGATTTAGTGACCATAAAAGACTACGGATGTGATAGGAAGATTACCTCTGAAGTCAGTGAACAGGAAGTGCCTCAGTCATGTATGTCTTCTTATCCAGGTGATGAAGAATCTTTGTATTCTGCTGATAACGTAG